Proteins encoded together in one Anoxybacillus flavithermus window:
- a CDS encoding LutC/YkgG family protein translates to MEAFLQRIASRLGRDVRTSVERPKWKHAPQHTVFQGYSQDELLDELKKQCTRIHTTLVETTADCLVDAIDDVIAAHGGGPIVVANDERYEQFGLSSLFTREDVHVWDHTLGRANIEAAERANIGITFSDITLAESGTVVLLNNRDQGRTISFLPTTYVALIPKSTIVPRMTQAAHIIREKHVPSCINFITGPSNSADIEMNLVVGVHGPVKATYIVITDR, encoded by the coding sequence ATGGAAGCTTTTTTACAACGAATTGCTTCACGACTTGGACGCGATGTGCGTACGTCTGTAGAACGCCCGAAATGGAAACATGCCCCGCAACATACCGTATTTCAAGGGTATAGCCAAGACGAGTTGCTTGATGAATTAAAAAAGCAATGTACGCGCATTCATACGACGCTTGTCGAAACGACAGCAGATTGTCTCGTTGACGCGATAGACGACGTTATAGCGGCACATGGCGGCGGCCCGATTGTCGTCGCAAACGATGAGCGTTACGAGCAGTTTGGATTAAGCTCGCTTTTTACGCGCGAAGATGTACACGTATGGGATCATACGCTCGGACGGGCGAATATCGAAGCGGCTGAGCGAGCCAATATTGGCATCACCTTTAGCGACATCACATTAGCTGAATCAGGAACGGTTGTGCTATTAAACAACCGCGATCAAGGGAGAACGATTAGCTTTTTACCGACGACGTATGTGGCGCTTATTCCGAAAAGTACAATCGTTCCCCGAATGACGCAAGCGGCGCACATCATTCGGGAGAAGCATGTTCCGTCATGCATCAATTTCATTACAGGTCCGAGCAACTCCGCAGATATTGAAATGAACTTAGTTGTCGGCGTGCATGGGCCGGTGAAAGCAACATATATCGTCATTACCGATCGATGA
- a CDS encoding LutB/LldF family L-lactate oxidation iron-sulfur protein, translating into MAMKINMGEFHERVEKGIHNTFMRGAVAGAQERLRTRRLEAAAELGNWEEWRALGEEIRQHTLENLDYYLMQLSENVKKRGGHVFFAQTAEEANDYICRVVASKQAKKIVKSKSMVTEEIHMNAALEKLGCEVIETDLGEYILQVDDHDPPSHIVAPALHKNKEQIRDVFKEKLAYTKTEKPEELALHARHMLRHEYMTADVGITGCNFAIAESGSITLVTNEGNADLVTALPKTQITVMGMERIVPTFEEMEVLVSLLTRSAVGQKLTSYITVLTGPREEGEVDGPEEFHLVIVDNGRSDILGTEFQSVLQCIRCAACVNVCPVYRHIGGHSYGSIYSGPIGAVLSPLLGGYDDYKELPYASTLCAACTEACPVKIPLHELLLKHRQTIVEREGKAPISEKLAMKAFGLGAASSLLYKIGSKVAPSAMNPFTVNDRISKGPGPLKAWTDIREFPAPEKERFRDWLKQRGNE; encoded by the coding sequence ATGGCGATGAAAATTAACATGGGAGAGTTTCACGAACGCGTCGAGAAAGGAATTCATAATACGTTTATGCGCGGAGCGGTTGCTGGAGCGCAAGAGCGGCTGCGCACGCGCCGGTTGGAAGCAGCTGCTGAGCTTGGCAACTGGGAAGAGTGGCGCGCGCTCGGAGAAGAAATTCGCCAACATACACTTGAAAACTTAGACTATTATTTAATGCAACTGAGCGAAAATGTAAAAAAGCGCGGCGGCCATGTGTTTTTTGCGCAAACGGCAGAAGAAGCGAACGACTACATTTGCCGCGTCGTTGCAAGCAAACAAGCGAAAAAAATTGTGAAATCGAAATCGATGGTGACGGAAGAAATTCATATGAATGCCGCATTAGAGAAGCTTGGCTGTGAAGTCATTGAAACGGATCTTGGTGAATACATTTTGCAAGTCGACGACCACGATCCACCGTCTCATATCGTTGCGCCGGCGCTTCATAAAAATAAAGAACAAATTCGCGACGTATTTAAGGAAAAGTTAGCGTACACAAAAACGGAAAAGCCGGAAGAGCTTGCCCTTCATGCGCGCCATATGCTTCGCCATGAATATATGACAGCTGATGTGGGCATTACCGGATGCAATTTTGCGATTGCGGAATCCGGTTCGATTACGCTCGTGACGAACGAAGGAAACGCCGATTTAGTCACCGCATTGCCGAAAACACAAATTACAGTCATGGGAATGGAGCGCATCGTACCGACGTTTGAAGAAATGGAAGTGCTCGTTAGTTTACTGACGAGGAGTGCGGTCGGGCAAAAGTTGACGAGCTACATTACCGTATTAACCGGTCCGCGCGAGGAAGGGGAAGTGGATGGACCAGAAGAATTTCATCTCGTCATTGTCGATAACGGGCGTTCTGACATTTTAGGAACGGAATTTCAGTCGGTGTTACAATGCATTCGCTGCGCGGCTTGCGTCAACGTCTGCCCGGTATATCGCCATATCGGCGGTCATTCATACGGTTCGATTTATTCCGGGCCGATCGGGGCGGTATTGTCCCCGCTTCTTGGCGGTTACGATGATTATAAAGAATTGCCGTATGCGTCCACGTTATGCGCGGCATGTACGGAAGCGTGCCCGGTTAAAATTCCGCTTCATGAACTGTTGTTAAAACATCGTCAAACGATTGTCGAACGGGAAGGAAAAGCGCCGATTTCAGAAAAATTAGCGATGAAAGCGTTCGGATTAGGTGCGGCATCGTCGCTTTTATATAAAATCGGGTCAAAAGTGGCGCCGAGCGCTATGAATCCGTTTACCGTCAACGACCGCATTTCGAAAGGACCGGGACCGTTAAAAGCGTGGACGGACATTCGCGAGTTTCCAGCGCCAGAAAAAGAGCGATTCCGCGACTGGTTGAAACAAAGGGGGAACGAATAA
- a CDS encoding (Fe-S)-binding protein, whose amino-acid sequence MNVTLFVTCLVDLFHVNVGKATVELLERLGCTIHFPEGQTCCGQPAYNSGYVKEAKEAMKHMIRTFEHAEYIVTPSGSCATMFKEYPHIFQGDGEWEERAQRLADKTYELTQFIVDVLKVEDVGARLEGKATYHTSCHMTRLLGVKDAPFTLLQHVKGLEVVPLPNAHNCCGFGGTFSVKMGPISEQMVDEKIQCIEQVEADYLIGADCGCLMNIGGRIERKGKPIRVMHIAEVLNSR is encoded by the coding sequence ATGAACGTTACATTATTCGTTACATGTTTAGTTGATTTATTTCACGTGAACGTCGGAAAGGCGACCGTTGAACTATTAGAACGGCTCGGCTGTACGATACATTTTCCAGAGGGGCAAACGTGCTGTGGTCAGCCTGCGTACAATAGCGGGTATGTAAAAGAAGCGAAGGAAGCGATGAAACATATGATTCGCACGTTTGAACACGCAGAATATATCGTGACCCCATCCGGTTCGTGTGCAACGATGTTTAAAGAATATCCGCACATTTTTCAAGGTGATGGGGAATGGGAAGAACGCGCGCAACGCCTCGCCGATAAAACGTACGAACTGACGCAATTTATTGTTGATGTGCTAAAAGTGGAAGATGTTGGCGCGCGGTTAGAAGGGAAGGCGACGTACCATACATCATGTCATATGACGCGCCTGCTCGGCGTGAAAGACGCGCCGTTTACGTTATTACAACACGTGAAAGGGCTGGAAGTTGTCCCTTTGCCAAACGCGCACAATTGCTGTGGATTTGGCGGCACGTTTTCAGTAAAAATGGGGCCGATTTCGGAACAGATGGTCGATGAAAAAATTCAATGCATTGAACAAGTCGAAGCCGACTATTTAATCGGTGCAGACTGTGGCTGTTTAATGAATATCGGCGGGCGCATCGAACGAAAAGGCAAACCGATTCGCGTCATGCACATTGCCGAAGTGCTCAATAGTAGATAG
- a CDS encoding FadR/GntR family transcriptional regulator, with protein MIQTGQLKPGDKLDSVQQLAENFQVGRAAIREALTALRAMGLIEMKQGEGTYVREFDPAMLSFPISAALLMNKEDVAHLLEVRKLLEVGAAGLAARKRTEEDLRAMQSALAQMREVIGDEELGEKADFLFHMAIATATKNPLLVSLMNNVSGMMMETMRETRRIWLFAKQTTTEQLLEDHIAIFEAIREQNIELAQERMKDHLGHVEKVLSDYISL; from the coding sequence ATGATTCAAACGGGACAGTTAAAGCCCGGAGATAAACTCGACTCCGTCCAGCAGCTTGCCGAAAACTTTCAAGTCGGCCGCGCGGCCATTCGCGAAGCGTTAACGGCGCTTAGGGCGATGGGGCTCATTGAAATGAAACAAGGGGAAGGCACATACGTGCGCGAATTTGACCCAGCGATGTTGTCGTTTCCGATTTCTGCTGCTTTGCTGATGAATAAAGAAGACGTGGCCCATTTATTAGAAGTGCGCAAACTGCTTGAAGTTGGCGCAGCTGGATTGGCGGCGCGAAAACGGACGGAAGAAGATTTGCGCGCCATGCAAAGCGCCCTTGCGCAAATGCGTGAGGTGATCGGCGATGAAGAGCTTGGCGAAAAAGCCGACTTTTTATTTCATATGGCGATTGCGACGGCGACGAAAAATCCGTTATTAGTTAGCTTAATGAACAACGTGTCGGGAATGATGATGGAAACGATGCGTGAAACGCGACGCATTTGGCTGTTTGCGAAACAAACGACGACGGAGCAGCTGCTTGAAGACCATATCGCCATCTTTGAAGCGATTCGCGAACAAAACATCGAACTTGCGCAAGAGCGAATGAAAGACCATTTAGGACACGTAGAAAAAGTGCTTTCTGACTACATTTCTTTATGA
- a CDS encoding B12-binding domain-containing radical SAM protein, whose protein sequence is MHIICTTLNAKYIHTNLAIRYLKAYAQPEFDVELVEYTIKDPVLNIVTDLYRRKPDVVGFSCYIWNIEQTIEVIQLLKKVHPTVTIVVGGPEVSYDVAYWLERVPEFDYIVIGEGEETFKQLLTALQHGEDVAKIAGLAFHKDGKPVINPQRNKINLANMPSPFRFPEDIPHLSKRVTYVETSRGCPFSCQFCLSSIEVGVRYFDREKIKEDLRYLMKHGAKVIKFVDRTFNISRSYAMDMFQFLIDEHVPGVVFQFEITADIMRPEVIEFLNREAPPGLFRFEIGVQSTNDEVNKLVMRKQNFDKLTRTVTMVKQGGKIAQHLDLIAGLPEEDYTSFRKTFNDVFALRPEELQLGFLKMLRGTGLRRQADEYGYVFMDRAPYEMLRNRVLSFDDVIRLKQVEDVLEKYWNDHRMDETIEYIVTHLFDTPFDFFQSFGTYWDEQGWARIGHQLEDLFRRLYSFLQTLHTNDLPIVEALMKYDYLRNQKQKPRKPWWDEKTDKSARTHVYEQLSEQPHLLSLSEKELFKHTVVEMIPFDLPHYLQTKQVRICNMAMIVYFNQTTMKAETYFLEMEK, encoded by the coding sequence GTGCATATCATCTGTACAACGTTGAATGCGAAATATATTCATACAAACTTAGCGATCCGGTATTTGAAAGCATACGCCCAACCGGAGTTTGACGTGGAGCTTGTCGAATATACAATTAAAGACCCGGTGTTAAACATCGTCACCGATTTATATCGCCGCAAACCCGATGTCGTCGGGTTTAGCTGTTACATTTGGAACATCGAACAGACGATTGAAGTTATTCAGCTTTTGAAAAAAGTGCATCCGACCGTTACGATCGTCGTCGGTGGGCCGGAAGTGTCATACGACGTCGCTTATTGGCTTGAGCGCGTGCCGGAATTTGATTATATCGTCATCGGCGAAGGAGAAGAAACGTTTAAGCAGCTCCTGACAGCGCTTCAGCACGGTGAAGATGTCGCAAAGATCGCTGGGCTTGCATTTCACAAAGACGGCAAACCGGTCATCAATCCGCAGCGAAATAAAATCAATTTAGCGAATATGCCGTCGCCGTTTCGCTTTCCAGAAGATATTCCGCATTTGTCCAAACGCGTCACATACGTCGAAACGAGCCGCGGCTGTCCGTTTAGTTGCCAATTTTGTTTATCGTCGATTGAAGTTGGCGTCCGCTACTTTGATCGTGAAAAAATAAAAGAAGATTTACGCTACTTAATGAAACACGGAGCGAAAGTCATTAAATTTGTCGATCGCACATTTAACATTAGCCGCAGCTATGCGATGGATATGTTCCAATTTTTAATTGACGAGCACGTGCCGGGCGTCGTCTTTCAATTTGAAATTACGGCCGATATTATGCGTCCAGAAGTGATCGAGTTTTTAAACCGTGAAGCGCCGCCAGGGCTATTCCGTTTTGAAATTGGCGTGCAATCGACGAACGATGAAGTCAATAAACTCGTCATGCGGAAACAAAATTTTGATAAACTTACCCGAACGGTTACGATGGTAAAACAAGGTGGAAAAATTGCGCAACATCTCGATTTAATTGCCGGGCTTCCTGAAGAAGATTACACATCGTTTCGAAAAACGTTTAACGACGTGTTTGCCCTTCGCCCTGAAGAATTGCAGCTCGGGTTTTTAAAAATGTTGCGCGGCACAGGACTGCGCCGTCAAGCAGACGAGTACGGCTACGTCTTTATGGACCGCGCACCGTATGAAATGTTGCGCAACCGCGTGCTATCATTTGACGACGTCATTCGCTTAAAACAAGTCGAAGATGTGCTTGAAAAATATTGGAACGACCATCGCATGGACGAGACGATTGAATATATCGTCACCCATTTATTTGACACACCGTTTGACTTTTTCCAATCGTTCGGCACATATTGGGACGAACAAGGATGGGCGCGCATCGGACATCAGCTTGAAGATTTATTCCGCCGTCTCTATTCGTTTTTACAAACGTTACACACGAACGACTTGCCGATCGTCGAAGCGCTCATGAAATACGACTATTTGCGCAATCAAAAACAAAAACCGCGCAAACCGTGGTGGGACGAAAAAACGGACAAGAGTGCGCGCACGCATGTATATGAACAATTGTCCGAACAACCGCATCTTCTTTCCCTAAGCGAAAAAGAATTATTTAAACATACCGTCGTCGAAATGATTCCTTTCGACTTGCCGCATTATTTACAAACGAAACAAGTGCGCATATGCAACATGGCGATGATCGTATACTTTAACCAAACGACAATGAAAGCAGAGACGTATTTTTTGGAAATGGAAAAGTAG
- a CDS encoding DUF3905 domain-containing protein, with product MEKEKEIESPILDETQPHQIHAPSFKGTGMRMQPPFVNKYGVVIGDSKYNSPNSPLHEWSDETDPSVMAGDEWVHPTNDIGWNTPENRAQLEKKRSENAPFMHPDKDVGYGAD from the coding sequence ATGGAAAAAGAAAAAGAAATCGAATCGCCAATTTTGGACGAAACACAGCCGCATCAAATCCATGCCCCTTCATTTAAAGGAACGGGCATGCGCATGCAGCCGCCGTTTGTGAACAAATATGGCGTCGTCATTGGCGACAGTAAATACAATTCGCCAAACTCGCCGCTTCATGAATGGAGCGACGAAACCGATCCGAGTGTAATGGCGGGTGACGAATGGGTGCACCCAACAAACGACATCGGTTGGAACACGCCTGAAAATCGTGCGCAATTAGAAAAAAAACGAAGCGAAAACGCTCCGTTTATGCATCCAGATAAAGACGTCGGATATGGGGCAGATTAA
- a CDS encoding CdaR family transcriptional regulator, translated as MLSPHLAKKIVSDVRCLIHEDLIIVDTHGIIIASTDPTRIGQFHEGAFLVCQEKQKRIITKEDEGKLKGVKAGINLPVFFHGDVIGVIGITGDPANVSPYGELLKKMTELLIQENYYTEQLQLEARALETFVFDWLQAREWSPSLHERAQLFHIDLACSRRVIIASLNETKQTISVDMWKYVQIVWSDARDVIVRWGNDRLLILQTDDDKERTIAKLKTMQRALLDKYDVTLHIGCGKMGDSKQVYHSYKQAERALHISKQTGDIVFDEDLRLDMCLEDISPATKQELIKRTIEPLIHDEELLHTLRTLFANDLSLKRTAEALHIHINTLHYRLKKIQDYTKLNVRHLEHIITLYLAIRFLDETTKK; from the coding sequence ATGCTTTCCCCTCACCTTGCGAAAAAAATTGTGTCGGACGTCCGCTGCCTCATTCATGAAGATCTCATTATCGTCGACACGCATGGCATCATTATCGCCAGCACCGACCCGACGCGCATCGGGCAATTTCATGAAGGCGCGTTTCTCGTTTGCCAAGAAAAACAAAAACGAATCATTACGAAAGAAGACGAAGGAAAGCTCAAAGGAGTAAAAGCTGGCATCAACTTACCTGTTTTTTTTCACGGTGACGTCATTGGCGTCATCGGCATTACAGGAGATCCAGCGAACGTATCACCATACGGTGAGCTATTAAAAAAAATGACCGAGCTTCTCATTCAAGAAAACTACTATACGGAACAGTTACAACTTGAAGCGCGTGCGCTTGAAACGTTCGTCTTCGATTGGCTGCAAGCGCGCGAATGGTCGCCATCCTTGCACGAGCGAGCCCAACTGTTTCATATCGACCTCGCTTGCTCGCGGCGCGTCATTATCGCTTCGTTAAATGAAACAAAACAAACGATTTCCGTTGACATGTGGAAATACGTTCAAATCGTTTGGAGCGATGCACGTGATGTCATCGTCCGTTGGGGAAACGATCGCTTACTTATTTTACAAACAGACGACGACAAAGAACGAACGATCGCTAAACTCAAAACGATGCAACGCGCATTATTAGACAAATACGATGTGACGCTTCATATCGGATGCGGAAAAATGGGAGATAGTAAACAGGTGTACCATTCGTATAAGCAAGCTGAACGTGCCCTTCATATCTCCAAACAAACAGGCGACATCGTTTTCGATGAAGATTTACGATTGGACATGTGTTTAGAAGACATTTCGCCTGCGACAAAACAAGAACTTATTAAACGAACGATTGAACCGCTCATACACGATGAAGAATTGTTGCATACGCTGCGGACGTTGTTCGCTAACGACTTATCGCTCAAACGAACGGCAGAGGCGCTTCACATTCACATTAATACACTTCATTACCGGCTAAAAAAAATACAAGATTATACGAAACTGAACGTGCGCCATCTCGAACATATCATCACCTTATACTTAGCTATTCGTTTTTTAGATGAAACAACAAAAAAATAA
- the glcD gene encoding glycolate oxidase subunit GlcD codes for MITEQVKRQFIQIVGAENYDDSKAGRLVYSYDATPNFQSLPDAVIAPRNTKEVSEIVKICNNERIPIVPRGSGTNLCAGTCPTEGGIVIIFKHMNRILEIDEENLTVTVQPGVITLDLIQAVEAKGLFYPPDPSSMKISTIGGNINENSGGLRGLKYGVTRDYVMVLEVVLANGDIIRTGGKLAKDVAGYDLTRLFVGSEGTLGIITEATLKLIPMPETKQTMLALYEDLEAAARSVSAIIANKIIPTTLEFLDQPTLQVVESFVNIGLPTDVKAVLLIEQDGPKEVVERDMEAMARICREQHAISVQVAQTEEEANNLRTARRSALSALARLKPTTILEDATVPRSQIANMVKAINDIAKKYNVNICTFGHAGDGNLHPTCPTDVRDKDELHRVEQAFEDIFAKAIELGGTITGEHGVGVMKAPYLEWKLGKEGIAAMQAIKRALDPNNIMNPGKVFAKSTRKRVVITR; via the coding sequence ATGATTACTGAACAAGTGAAACGACAGTTCATTCAAATTGTCGGCGCAGAAAACTACGACGATTCGAAAGCCGGACGGCTCGTTTATTCCTATGACGCAACACCAAACTTCCAATCGCTTCCTGACGCAGTTATCGCACCACGCAACACAAAAGAAGTGAGTGAAATCGTAAAAATTTGCAACAACGAGCGCATTCCGATCGTTCCACGCGGCTCAGGAACAAATCTTTGTGCAGGCACATGTCCAACGGAAGGCGGCATCGTCATCATTTTTAAACATATGAATCGCATATTAGAAATTGACGAAGAAAATTTGACGGTGACCGTTCAACCGGGAGTCATTACACTCGACCTCATTCAAGCGGTCGAAGCGAAAGGATTATTTTATCCACCTGATCCAAGCTCGATGAAAATTTCAACGATTGGTGGAAACATTAACGAAAATTCCGGCGGCTTGCGCGGATTGAAATACGGTGTCACACGCGATTACGTCATGGTGCTTGAAGTTGTACTCGCCAACGGCGACATCATTCGCACGGGCGGCAAGCTCGCAAAAGACGTCGCTGGCTACGATTTAACGCGCCTATTCGTCGGCTCAGAAGGCACTCTCGGCATTATTACAGAAGCGACGTTAAAACTCATTCCGATGCCGGAGACGAAACAAACGATGCTCGCGCTTTATGAAGATTTAGAAGCGGCAGCACGCTCCGTTTCCGCCATTATCGCCAACAAAATCATTCCGACGACGCTTGAATTTTTAGACCAGCCGACGTTACAAGTCGTCGAGTCGTTCGTCAACATCGGCTTGCCGACGGACGTGAAAGCGGTGTTGCTCATCGAACAAGACGGCCCGAAAGAAGTCGTTGAGCGCGATATGGAAGCGATGGCGCGCATTTGCCGCGAACAACACGCCATTTCTGTTCAAGTGGCACAAACGGAAGAAGAAGCAAACAATTTACGCACAGCGCGTCGCTCAGCGCTATCGGCGCTCGCTCGCTTAAAACCGACGACGATTTTAGAAGATGCGACCGTTCCACGTTCGCAAATTGCAAATATGGTGAAAGCGATTAACGATATTGCTAAAAAATATAACGTCAACATTTGCACGTTCGGTCACGCAGGTGACGGCAACCTTCATCCGACATGTCCGACCGATGTGCGCGACAAAGACGAACTGCATCGCGTCGAGCAGGCGTTTGAAGACATATTCGCCAAAGCGATTGAGCTTGGCGGCACGATTACTGGCGAGCATGGCGTCGGCGTCATGAAAGCGCCGTATTTAGAATGGAAGCTCGGCAAAGAAGGAATCGCTGCGATGCAGGCGATTAAACGAGCGCTCGATCCGAACAACATTATGAATCCAGGGAAAGTGTTCGCAAAAAGCACGCGCAAACGGGTGGTGATAACGCGATGA
- a CDS encoding (Fe-S)-binding protein produces MKNEQLIQQQFQARMNEDELLNCMRCGFCLPTCPTYIESGFQESHSPRGRIALMKAVVDGLIEPDEDVERSLQLCLGCRACEPVCPSGVRYGHLLEEARDIIAQHKRYPWFVRLVRHVVFKQLFPHPKRMRMLTALIGFYQRSGLQALVRKLGLLRVLPNHLAMMENVLPNVPTWKQMNERPTHIEAETKRKKRVAFFSGCLMDTMFMDTNDATMKLLQLVGCDIVIPPAQTCCGALHGHSGEKADAKTLAKQNIEAFEALDVDYIVTNAGGCGAFLIEYDHLLKDDPIWAERAKAFVAKIKDVSVILVELGFHLEGWRLPEQIVTYQDSCHLRNVMKTANEPRLLLQSISGVEFREMKDADRCCGSAGIYNIIEPDMSMQVLDYKMEQVKQTKATTIVTANPGCLLQMKLGIEREGLTNVRAVHLVELLLEAVEATKEANEPVKQTG; encoded by the coding sequence ATGAAAAACGAACAGCTCATCCAACAACAATTTCAAGCGCGCATGAATGAAGACGAACTACTAAACTGTATGCGGTGCGGTTTTTGTTTGCCGACATGCCCGACGTATATTGAATCCGGCTTTCAAGAGTCGCACTCGCCGCGCGGCCGGATCGCATTAATGAAAGCAGTCGTCGATGGACTGATTGAACCGGACGAAGATGTCGAACGTTCCCTTCAACTCTGTCTTGGCTGCCGCGCGTGTGAACCGGTTTGCCCTTCTGGCGTGCGCTACGGCCATTTATTAGAAGAAGCGCGCGATATTATTGCGCAACATAAACGATATCCGTGGTTCGTTCGTCTCGTTCGCCACGTCGTATTTAAACAACTTTTTCCGCATCCAAAGCGGATGCGCATGTTGACGGCACTTATCGGTTTTTATCAACGTTCAGGGTTGCAGGCGCTCGTTCGCAAACTCGGCTTATTGCGCGTGTTGCCAAATCATTTAGCGATGATGGAAAACGTGTTGCCGAACGTGCCGACGTGGAAACAAATGAACGAACGACCAACGCACATCGAAGCGGAAACGAAACGAAAAAAACGGGTCGCCTTTTTTAGCGGCTGTTTAATGGATACGATGTTTATGGACACGAACGATGCGACGATGAAACTATTGCAGCTTGTCGGCTGCGACATCGTCATTCCACCGGCCCAAACGTGTTGCGGTGCACTTCACGGGCATAGCGGCGAAAAAGCGGACGCGAAAACGCTCGCGAAACAAAACATTGAAGCGTTTGAAGCGCTCGATGTCGACTATATCGTCACAAACGCTGGCGGGTGCGGGGCGTTTTTAATCGAATACGACCATTTATTAAAAGACGATCCGATTTGGGCAGAGCGTGCGAAAGCGTTTGTCGCAAAAATAAAAGATGTGTCCGTCATTTTAGTCGAACTCGGCTTTCATCTCGAAGGATGGCGCTTGCCTGAGCAAATCGTGACGTATCAAGATTCATGCCATTTACGCAACGTCATGAAAACCGCAAACGAGCCGCGCCTGTTGCTTCAATCCATTTCCGGCGTCGAGTTTCGCGAAATGAAAGATGCCGATCGATGCTGCGGTTCAGCAGGCATTTATAACATCATCGAGCCAGACATGTCGATGCAAGTGCTTGATTACAAAATGGAACAAGTAAAACAAACGAAAGCGACGACGATTGTGACCGCCAATCCCGGCTGTTTACTACAAATGAAGCTCGGCATTGAACGAGAAGGACTGACGAACGTGCGTGCCGTTCACCTTGTCGAGCTGCTTTTAGAAGCGGTAGAAGCGACAAAAGAAGCAAACGAGCCGGTGAAACAAACAGGGTAA
- a CDS encoding DnaD domain-containing protein — MDIGGIVMKKWLVDDEPLFVLPTVAVKLGLNESIFLQQLHYWLGKSTHTHDGHVWVYNTYEGWKKQFPFWSESTIRRTIVRLEKKGIVVSRYRSQMDKTKWYRIDYDVLAKVLDTNVVHDEQVTEDDENMCIEKTNGQHDERTMQHDASHASTCQDARRNMNRQTEITTDHTLQNLIYFYEQNGFGTISSYVGEQMALWVNDTSAEWVLEALMIALKNGVKTWKYAEGILRNWKKHGRIKKEKRAVRTELIPEWLHIDYTQYERKTYSEAQLEQKRAELEKRLKKRVRA, encoded by the coding sequence ATGGATATAGGGGGGATTGTGATGAAGAAGTGGTTAGTCGATGATGAGCCGTTGTTCGTATTGCCGACGGTGGCGGTAAAGCTTGGACTAAATGAAAGCATTTTTTTACAGCAGCTTCATTATTGGCTCGGAAAAAGCACGCATACGCATGATGGACATGTATGGGTGTACAACACGTACGAAGGGTGGAAAAAGCAATTTCCGTTTTGGTCAGAAAGTACGATTCGGCGCACGATCGTACGGCTTGAGAAAAAAGGGATCGTCGTCTCGCGCTATCGCTCACAGATGGATAAAACGAAATGGTATCGCATTGACTACGATGTGCTTGCCAAAGTGCTTGACACAAACGTTGTACATGACGAGCAAGTGACGGAAGATGACGAGAACATGTGTATCGAAAAAACGAACGGTCAACATGACGAGCGGACGATGCAACATGACGCATCGCACGCGTCAACTTGCCAAGACGCACGTCGCAATATGAACAGACAAACAGAAATAACAACAGATCATACGTTACAAAACTTGATTTATTTTTATGAACAAAACGGTTTCGGGACGATCAGTAGCTATGTCGGTGAACAGATGGCGCTATGGGTGAATGACACGTCAGCGGAATGGGTGCTCGAAGCGTTAATGATCGCGTTAAAAAACGGAGTGAAAACGTGGAAATATGCCGAGGGGATTTTGCGCAATTGGAAGAAGCATGGTCGCATAAAAAAAGAAAAACGAGCGGTGCGAACGGAATTGATTCCGGAATGGCTACATATCGACTATACGCAATATGAGCGAAAAACGTATAGCGAAGCGCAGTTAGAACAAAAGCGTGCTGAATTAGAAAAGCGTTTAAAAAAGAGGGTAAGGGCATGA